A region of the Vigna unguiculata cultivar IT97K-499-35 chromosome 9, ASM411807v1, whole genome shotgun sequence genome:
CTACtactatttacttttttttttttgtttcttaagaTTTGGCTTTTTTGAGTGTTATTTTTTCATAGTTATCTATGCAATTATGAATGAAGTAGCAGAACTTGATGGGGCATGGGAATCATCCAGTGTCCTCGTAGAGTTGTTAAATAACATCGAAAACCATTTTTAAggcaataataatatataaataaattaaattctgCAAATTTTATTCAACATTTGTTTCCCTACCTATCCATCTATCAGAGTCCAACGCCACCAACTGAACACAGAACAACATCTGCAACAACCTCTACTTGGTGCTTCCTCTTCACCAAACCTTAAACTTCCACATAACCCAATCAAGTTTCGCTTTAGATTCTCATTTCCCGTCAAACTATATCTTtgtctctctcttttttctgtACATCATCGGAACCCAAAATATTCCAACTAAAcgtttcttctttttcatggCAGATCCTACCCGTCTTTCATTCAGGTTAGATTTCAATCACCCTTATACTCAATTAAACTGGGTCAGCTCTGATTAAGGttagtcaattaaaaaaatgtttttttctttttgggtttTCTGGGTTCTAGTTTTACACGCAGTTTGCGATCGGATCCGGTTACAGTGGATAGACTCACAGGGTTTTGATGGTTCTGCCCTCCTTAGTAATCATAAGGGACTTTGAAATGGGTTGtagtattttaaaatctattatgTGATGAGGTGAAAACCAAATAAACACCAAATTCGCATTCTTTCCTTTGGTTTCTTGCTCACTCCATCTCCTATTATCTTGCTTGGGGTCCAAGGTTTTTTTCGTGTTTTTTCAGTTATACTGCATTAGTTTATATACAGGTAAAAGCTTAGACTTAAAACAAGTTTCAAATTATTCGTGGCTGTCAGTATCAAGGGTAACTTTTACCTTCTTTTGtcccttttttaatttatgtttttggtcctcCTTTTGTTGTTCTCCACCTGGACAATATTCTCAAGTTTTTAGGTTTCATTCTCTACTCATATAATTTCTATTGATTTTATGTcctttattacaaaattaaagttatcCAATTTTGGTCTTTCGAACACATTCTTCAGTCGGGATCAATGGTTGGGCAATTATTCGTGATTAAAGCATCGAAGAATCCTCTAATTCCTATCtattattttcattgaaatttAATGTTGGTGCAAATGTTGTTAAACTATTTAGCTTGCTTATTGTTTCTTTGAAGTTAAAGtgctatttttaatttttgttccgGGAAAGTGCTCTCATCATAATAATCCATGCTCTGTTGCAGTTCAATCTCATACCTTTTGGTGTATCTCTGATGCAATCAGTTGATGAATGAGAAGAGAAATTCGAAGCGTCCAAAATCACTACCTTACAACATGCCTGTGACAGACTCAAATGAGCCGCAGAATTTTGACGATAACATTCTTTTCCCCGTTGAAGAGATTGTACAATACCCATTGCCGGGATACGTGTCGCCAACTTCAATAAGTTTTAGTCCTGATGATAGTTTAATCTCTTACTTGTTTAGTCCTGATCACTCTTTAAACAGAAAGGTTTATGCTTTTGATCTGAAGACCAATGCACAAGAATTGTTATTCAGTCCCCCGGATGGTGGACTAGATGAAAGTAATATTTCTCCAGAAGAAAAGTTGAGGAGGGAGAGGTTGAGGGAGCGTGGTTTAGGCGTGACACGATATGAATGGGTGAAGACAAGCTCGAAAAGGAAAGCAGTCGTGGTGCCATTGCCTGCTGGGGTTTGTTTCTTTATCCTGACATGCAATTGGTTGAAATTTTGTCTTATGTATTCAGTAGAGAAAAAGTGGTAACAGTTTTTAAGCATACATGTTAAACTTTAATTCCTAATGCTGGTAGTCACATCTCCCAGAAACACATGGACACACAGGCTTACATTACTCTAATAATTTCATCTTGATGCCACCAGAATATTATTTCTGCCCTGAAGTGTAACACCTGCTTGGAACTAGCTGTCAGTATTTAGGTGTTCTATACGAATAAATTGACTGAAGAAGCTTAGAATGctgatttttatatatttatctttttttttaggGTGGCCTGTCATTCTGCATGTGCTAACATAGTTGAAAGGAAGTATCTGGAATTATTACTAACCTCTGCAATTTCTTGGTGTACCTGAGTTTGAAAGTTCTTTTAACTTGAATGATTACTGTTGCATCATTGTCATTGGTATTGAGTAGGCTTAGACAAGGCTGACCTGATACTAGTATGGTAATCTTGTTTACATAACAATGTTATATCAAGCTGTTTATACACTGTTGTGCTTTGTATAGGTGTGTTTTAATTTTCTCTCCTTTTGTATTTTATGTTGAATTTgatattgattattaaattcaaatagTCAAGTGTCTAATGgttatttcttttttccatATGAGCAGATTTATATTCAGGACCTTTCCCTTTCAAAACCAGAGCTCAAGCTTCCAAGTGTATCAGGTTCACCCATTATTGACCCACATCTCTCACCAGATGGATCAATGCTTGCCTATGTGAGAGACTGTGAGTTGCATGTTCTGAATCTCTTGTCAAATGAATCAAAGCAGTTGACCCATGGGGCAAAGGAACATGGTTTGGTAAGTTCAACACTTGGTTGTTCTTTACTGTATGTTACTAAATGCATTTGAGTTCAATCAAAAGCCGTTGATGATTCTTATATATTGTCACCTGGCTAATTAACCCAACCCTTTTAGATAAAAtgtctttaaagaaaaaaaaatagcattaaAAGATTGTATGTATGGTAATGTTTATTTTTGAAACATTCCAAGGGTTTCCTGCTTTAGATCAACTGCAcatattatatttagttttttttaactcTATCATATGCTTTTGACTTGACATTATTTATGAGGCATTTTACTGCTGAATTTGGTTAAGCCTGGTCCTTCTGTCTTTGCTGCCATTGATCGTCCTGGATGATGGTAGTTTAGTGTGTAGTGTTGATTCTCTTCTAGTTCAATCTAGTACAActtcaatgtttttcttttcttttttttcttatgaaaatAAGCTAGACTGAATTTGAAAATTGGAACTTCAGAACAGTCAATTATCTTGATGATCCAGTAGGATTTAGGTTTGGACTTGTACATTTGTCATTCATATGATTGCATAAagtttttagtttgttttttagtagaagaaatgtttttgtttgactTTTACATTATTTCAGTATGAGAAAATTTGACATTGGGTGTGGGTTTTGCAGATTCATGGGCTTGCAGAATATATAGCTCAGGTGAGATTTgctttacactttttttttgtgtatacATCTTTAGACTAAATATAATGCTTTGCATTCCTTGTACAAATTAGTCCTTCATTCTAGTTGTGACTGAGCAAGTTGCATAATAAATAGGTTTTGAAATGATGGTATTGTTTTCTATATCATTGTTAGCctgttaaaattttgattaccTTTGAAGTGCCAAAAATAAACTCTTTTTAAAGCTTAATATGTTATGTCTTGTGggaatcatttttatatttaacaataacaTGTATTTTTTGGATTTCAGGAGGAGATGGATAGAAAAACTGGATATTGGTGGTCACTGGACAGTAAATACATTGCTTTCACCGAAGTTGATTCTTCTGAAATACCACTTTTTAGAATTATGCACCAAGGGAAGAGCTCAGTTGGTTTAGAGGCACAGGAAGATCACCCTTATCCTTTTGCAGGAGCTTCAAATGTTAAAGTGCGCCTTGGGGTTGTTTCGGTAGCTGGAAACTCCATTACTTGGATGGATCTTCAATGTGGGGGCACAGAACAGCAAAACAACGAGGAGGAATATTTGGCAAGAGTCAATTGGATGCATGGAAACATTCTCACTGCTCAGATCTTGAACAGACACCACACTAAAATAAAGATTGTTAAATTTGACATCAAAACAGGCCAAAAGAAAAATTTGCTAGTGGAAGAAAACGGCAATTGGATCAATATACATGACTGTTTCACACCTCTTGATAAAGGAGTTACCAAATTTTCAGGTGGATTTATCTGGGCTAGTGAAAAAACAGGATTTAGGCATCTTTATCTTCATGATGCAAACGGGGTTTGTTTAGGACCCATCACTGAAGGTGAATGGATGGTTGAGCAAATTGCTGGCGTGAATGAAGCTACAGGTCTGATATACTTTACTGGGACCTTAGATGGTCCCCTGGAGTCCAATTTGTATTGTACTAAACTTTTCATTGATGGAAGTCAACCACTTCAGGTCCCTGTCAGACTTACACACAGCAAGGGGAAGCACATTGTGGTCCTTGATCATCATATGCGAAACTTTGTTGATATTCATGATTCTCTTGGTTGTCCTCCTAGGGTGTTACTGTGCTCATTGGAAGATGGAAGTGTAATCAAGCCTTTATATGAGCAGTCATTTACAGTTCCAAGGTTCAAAAAGCTTCAACTTGAGGCGCCGGAGATCGTTGAGATACAGGCTAATGATGGCACTACACTGTATGGAGCTTTATATAAGCCTGATGCTTCAAGGTTTGGACCTCCACCTTACAAAACTATGATCAATGTTTATGGTGGTCCAAGTGTACAGCTTGTTAGTAACTCTTGGCTCAGTACGGTTGATCTGAGAGCACAATATTTGAGAAACCAAGGCATATTAGTTTGGAAGGTCAGTTCTCTGAATTTTACATGATTATGCTTCACCTTGATTTTGTTTTGCTTACTATTAAATCTTTATGCATACACATTTTGATAACAAATGCATGATGAAactcaaatgtgagacataattacaatatattgAATGTAATTTATGAACCACACTAACAGTACACATCTTTAATTATGCAAATCTGAAAATGTTTTCAGCCTTGCATTTCATATTTCCATTTGTGGCAGTACTCTAATGTTCCAAATGTATAGGTTCTTGTCCCTGATGTAACAAACAGGGAAGTTTGCCATTATTGTTACATGTAACATCAAAATACATAGTTTTTGCCTCTATCTTGTGCTTAAACATTAATGTCCTTGTTTACAGTTAGACAATAGAGGAACTGCAAGACGGGGGTTGAAATTCGAAAGCTATCTAAAACACAAACTGGGTCAAATCGACGCTGATGATCAGCTTACTGGAGCAGAGTGGCTTGTGAAACAAGGGCTTGCAAAAGCTGGTCACATAGGGTTGTATGGTTGGAGCTATGGCGGGTATCTCTCTGCAATGACACTGTCAAGATATCCAGATTTCTTCAAGTGTGCAATAGCCGGCGCCCCTGTTACATCATGGGATGGATATGACACGTTTTACACAGAGAAGTACATGGGGTTGCCATCTGAAAACAAGTCAGGCTATGAAAGTGGTTCTGTTATGAACCAAGTGCACCAGTTGAAAGGGAGGTTGTTGCTTGTGCATGGCATGATTGATGAGAATGTTCACTTCAGGCACACTGCAAGGCTTATCAATGCTCTTGTGGCAGCTGGAAAACCATATGAGCTCATAGTTTTCCCAGATGAACGCCACATGCCACGGCGTCACAGTGATCGAGTTTACATGGAAGGGAGGATGTGGGACTTCATTCAGAGGAATCTGTAACATAACTTTTTCTTTCACCTCTACTTTTTGTGTCTAGTTGAATGGACAGAGTAGTTTCTGAAGTTTTTTTTACCCAATAATTGGTTTTATTTCTTCTTGCCTTATACCTGGTACTTTGATGGCTATTTTTGCCCACTTCCCACCTAAAAAAAAACTCTTCTGGTATCAAAGAACTGAACGAGTCTTTAAAATTCAGATACTGTAGATCTTATCTTATATCCGGATGAGATATTATCAACAGACTAGTTTGATCTAAATTCTGAAATAGGTTGCTTTTCCTAGGCACAAAGAGTTTGATCTAGTACCAAATGAATGCTGTGTGATACTTGTAGCTGTCTACTAAGTATATTTTTGTTGCAAAATTAATAGCCTTCacatatattaatatctttCATCAACTTACCATAACATGCAGATGATCTTTTTCTTCTACTTGAGGTTTAATAATTTGAAACACACATATATAtgtgataattttaaattaaattggatACAAATATAGATAAGGGTCATAAGTCTAAATTGTTTCTTAAAGATGTTGTatatactcttttttttcttgttgaaTCCTTTCGGTTGAGGATCCCATTCTTGATGTTTACCTTGTGAATTTGTTGGTTGAAGATCAGTATAAATATGATACACAAACACTGTCAAATAACATAGAATCTAGTACACTATAATCATGAGTTTGAAATGAAgaataatttttagtattttttttttgtgtatataaaaaaacaaacttaCACTACCAAACAAGTATATAATCACAAATACATCAATATTAATCACATCAAACATTCATACATTAACCATATCAATGAATTGGGTGCTAGAATGGAGATGCAAAAATGATGATAAGTTGAGGATTACAAAAGTGTATGAAACATGACTAATAATATGAATAGTGTCTTTTTAAGGAAGTGATGTTTTAAAGAACTTCTCTGTAGTAAAGCGATGTCATAAAACTGACAatagcacaaaaaaaaaaaaaaaataaggaatcAGAAAAGAACATGACAAAAATTTGAACTAAACTGTGCTTAAAAGACTCTTTACACGTCTCAAATTCCTGTACCCAAACATTActtcaaaattacaaataaaatgcTAATATGTAAACACTTagaatattatgaaaaaattgcTTTCTCGCATAGTCtaattttgttagaaaatgagCGTAAATGGTAATGTGGTTAAGAAACAAATTCCTTTATTACTATGGTTTAAGCTTTAGTCCATTTTAtcctaaaatcaaatttttcttatttttattgatgGTGTATTTTTTAAggaattgaataaattattgttatacaAATGAGTTCATTCTCTAATTTAGTAATATAGTTCTCTTAATTGGAGGCATACCACGTTGAcagaataatataatacatgGATCCTAACAAATTTGGGATCCAAGAATTTGCACTTAGCCCCAATTGAGATTCTCCATGAATGAACTTTATTAGACCCACTCCACTTTTCTCTGCATAAACCTTTTCCAAACTCAAAGCATTTGGCACTTTAATAACTAATAGTAAAAGGTTCCATTTAACTACTTCCAATGAGAAATTTACTTTGACGtatctttaaaataatgtttggtATGGATACTTTCTATTTCAATTAAgcaattgttttatttttggaatgaaattcttgaataaacttaataaattttggtgGTCAAAATGACTAAGTACATGTTGTTaaagtttaaagattaaatttgaccaaaattttgaagatgaataattccaatttttataagataaaagacaaaaaacatgtttaacccTTACTAAAAATAcgagttttaacaaatttataattaaaattagtttaaataattttgtaattataattaactagtttaaatgaattttagttTACGTAAAAAGAACCAACCTCTCTCTGCATAAATCTTTATGAAACAGAAGATACTATTTATGTGAAATGAttctaatttcaaattcaaatctaAAACAAATCCCACATAAATAAAGGCACCACCATAGGAATTCTtcattatcaaaattaaaattaggtaAATTTATGGGATGGGAATTATTATGCTTAGATTCGACAGaagaaacatatttaaaaaaattaatagattttTTCGTCTCAATATATGAGAAATCTATTTAATGttactttttaatttcaatttaatttttattttatttaaaaaagtcaATGTGATTCAACTTAGGCTTCTTCATTTTCTGTATTATGTCCATCATACTTTTACGGTCACCTCCAAAAAAGATTCACGTTTGTTTATGTTgggtttatattttatcatatggtttggttatagtcattgagagattgtgattctatatatatgacatttgCACTACATATATAAggcatttgacaccacttttacccCAAAACCttaatggtgtgtttggataaggcaattcaagagggtgattcatttatttggagaatttgaaattctttgcaatgaaatgctttgtttgaatagagaaattaaaaagcatttaaaatgcatgcattttttttgaagtatttcaattagttaaattagaagaaattcaaataccttaaaaaaaggtggaatttgaaattcttctcacttaCGGCTTCAGAAAGGAGTTTCCAGCGACAACAAAAATATACGAATGAAAAAGGAAAGTAAGGAAAGAGCAAAGAAGCGCCGCAACGATGTGAGCTTTTAGGGATCTCAGATTGATTTATATAGCCGAGTAAGAGAGTTGTAAAAATTctatcattatttaattatttttaataaataataccaataattcaatttcttaaaatataaaaatcgaTATAAATTAATATGTGCCATACACACTTAACGAggaaaactaaatatattaattaaaacataaggCATCTACCATATAAAGTTGTAGTAGTTGTTCATCATATATACTAGATTTTCACCTTTAAAACATACCTATCTAAGAcagaaaaaaagataatattaaaactaattgtCTCAAACACTTGCTTCCTATGCACTTGAAGATTAGTTTGATTGGTACAATGTTGATTGGACTCAACCCCAAACAGACACAACAAACCCGACAATAATGACAGGTTGGGTTGGCCAAACGATCCAAATGGATCAGACCAATTTGATGACACAAACAGGTCGAgtaggcccgatgacccaaacgggtcAAGCGAGCCCGACAACCCATACGGGTTGAgcaggcccgatgacccagacgggcccgacgacctagatgggTCAGGTGGACTTAACGAGTTGACGGGCTTGACGACTCAGACGGACGAGGTGACTTAATGACACATATGGGTTGGGTGGGCTTGACAACTCAAACAGGTCGGTCAAGCCCGAGAACCCACACCTCCCAAGTAGACCCGGCGACCAAGATGTGTCGGACTAGCCCAACGACCCATATAGACCTCACTGGCCCTACGACATAAATGGGTTAGGCGGGCCTAACGACCCAAACAGGACTGACGACCCAGACTAGCCGAGTGGACTCGAAGACAGAGACAGGCTGAACCGACTTGACAACCAAGATGGGTCAACGGGTCTGATGGCCCAAGCAGGACAGGCGAGCCCGACGAACCACATGGGTTTGGCGGGCTAGACAACCTAGAGGTGTCGagcgggcctgacgacccagacgtGTCGagcaggcccaacgacccgaccGACCCATGACCCAACAAGCCTGACCGAcccgtttccaaatttatcatgaactcaaaacataattaagcctaaaataagtattgataaaatgaaattttatctcttaagaaattcaattattttatccaaacaagaaattgaaatgtaagatattttaatttttttatccaaacaagataACATGATTTCACTTGAACCCAAACAAAGTTGTCTTTAAGTAACATGACTTCTATGCAATGAAGTTGTGTATGCATGTTTAATTTTCTAAACATTATATAGTTGTGTCAAATTCATGTCATTCAAAGATGACTTTGTTTAGGCTAATTTATTTTGACTCTTGTGTTTTTTCATGCAAAGTAAAATTGTGTTAAGGTGACATAACTTTAGTTTTGTTAGGTGAGTGTTAAAGTAGTGCATGGGCCATGACTTTATTGTCAAAATGATTTGTACCAGGGTTGTGTAAGTGTGACATGACTTTAATATTACTTTGGTTTAAATTAAAGTCATATCGAATTGGTGTAACTTGAAAGTTATAATGGTTTCTACTAAAGTCGTTTAGGATTAGTacgagttcaaatttttttatgattggaGTTTGCATTTGTTAGattaaatattaactattaattatttatataatattatttatagagtacaaaattattaattttttattaaaaacatataaaaatatttaataaaaaaattgacaatgatcaaaataataacaaatataatgtttaatttcttaaataataaaaaaatgcaattattagaaaaataacatttattaaaatatgaaaattaataaggTTTGTTTAGAGTTAGCaaggaaattaaatataagtaaGGCGTGTGTTTAGGGTTCCAATGGAAATTAAATGGTTAG
Encoded here:
- the LOC114162883 gene encoding uncharacterized protein LOC114162883 encodes the protein MNEKRNSKRPKSLPYNMPVTDSNEPQNFDDNILFPVEEIVQYPLPGYVSPTSISFSPDDSLISYLFSPDHSLNRKVYAFDLKTNAQELLFSPPDGGLDESNISPEEKLRRERLRERGLGVTRYEWVKTSSKRKAVVVPLPAGIYIQDLSLSKPELKLPSVSGSPIIDPHLSPDGSMLAYVRDCELHVLNLLSNESKQLTHGAKEHGLIHGLAEYIAQEEMDRKTGYWWSLDSKYIAFTEVDSSEIPLFRIMHQGKSSVGLEAQEDHPYPFAGASNVKVRLGVVSVAGNSITWMDLQCGGTEQQNNEEEYLARVNWMHGNILTAQILNRHHTKIKIVKFDIKTGQKKNLLVEENGNWINIHDCFTPLDKGVTKFSGGFIWASEKTGFRHLYLHDANGVCLGPITEGEWMVEQIAGVNEATGLIYFTGTLDGPLESNLYCTKLFIDGSQPLQVPVRLTHSKGKHIVVLDHHMRNFVDIHDSLGCPPRVLLCSLEDGSVIKPLYEQSFTVPRFKKLQLEAPEIVEIQANDGTTLYGALYKPDASRFGPPPYKTMINVYGGPSVQLVSNSWLSTVDLRAQYLRNQGILVWKLDNRGTARRGLKFESYLKHKLGQIDADDQLTGAEWLVKQGLAKAGHIGLYGWSYGGYLSAMTLSRYPDFFKCAIAGAPVTSWDGYDTFYTEKYMGLPSENKSGYESGSVMNQVHQLKGRLLLVHGMIDENVHFRHTARLINALVAAGKPYELIVFPDERHMPRRHSDRVYMEGRMWDFIQRNL